From Vogesella sp. XCS3, the proteins below share one genomic window:
- a CDS encoding deoxynucleoside kinase, translated as MSNLRYVVVEGPIACGKSLLARRLADYWQIRLLAEDAEQNPFLERFYRHPPYHAFSTQLSFLMQRADAAQAMLHGDMLAAPLVSDFLFDKDAMFAAQTLDKDELALYQRIVQRFLPEHPVPDLVIYLQASPETVSKRLAARAAAGEVIAMPEGYVQRMHEAYSTFFHAYEAAPLLIVNTDHLDLVEGEEDFGLLLRCISEMRGQRSYFNKGI; from the coding sequence ATGTCGAATTTGCGATATGTGGTGGTAGAAGGCCCGATAGCGTGCGGTAAATCCCTGCTGGCACGGCGCCTGGCAGACTATTGGCAAATCCGCCTACTGGCGGAGGACGCAGAGCAGAACCCGTTTCTGGAGCGTTTTTACCGCCACCCGCCGTACCACGCATTTTCTACCCAGCTGAGCTTTCTGATGCAGCGCGCCGACGCGGCGCAAGCCATGCTGCACGGCGATATGCTGGCCGCGCCCTTGGTGTCCGACTTCCTGTTCGACAAGGACGCCATGTTTGCGGCGCAGACGCTGGATAAAGACGAGCTGGCGCTGTACCAGCGCATCGTGCAGCGCTTCCTGCCCGAACACCCGGTACCCGACCTGGTCATTTACCTGCAGGCATCGCCCGAAACCGTCAGCAAAAGGTTGGCCGCACGTGCCGCGGCTGGCGAAGTGATTGCGATGCCGGAAGGCTACGTGCAGCGCATGCACGAAGCCTACAGTACCTTTTTTCACGCCTACGAGGCGGCTCCGCTCCTGATCGTCAACACCGACCATCTTGATCTGGTTGAAGGTGAAGAAGATTTCGGGCTATTGTTGCGCTGCATCAGCGAGATGCGTGGCCAGCGCAGTTACTTCAACAAGGGCATATAA
- the folK gene encoding 2-amino-4-hydroxy-6-hydroxymethyldihydropteridine diphosphokinase yields MSRAVIALGSNLENPVQQVEAALAAIAALPGVALLRRSSCYQTAPVGYADQPDFINAVCEVETTLAPQALLAALLEVEQAFGRVRTFRNAPRVLDLDLLLVEGVVLDTAFLTLPHPRMHQRAFVMLPLAEMAADMQVGVHGAAADIAAGLDPAGVKRLA; encoded by the coding sequence GTGAGCCGTGCCGTTATTGCGCTAGGCAGTAACCTGGAGAACCCGGTACAGCAAGTGGAGGCTGCGCTGGCTGCCATCGCAGCGCTGCCCGGTGTGGCTTTGCTGCGTCGCTCTTCCTGCTATCAGACGGCGCCGGTAGGTTATGCCGACCAGCCGGATTTCATCAATGCCGTGTGCGAAGTGGAAACCACGCTGGCGCCGCAGGCGCTGTTGGCCGCACTGCTGGAAGTCGAGCAGGCTTTTGGCCGCGTTCGCACCTTCCGCAACGCCCCGCGCGTGCTGGACCTGGACCTGCTGCTGGTGGAGGGCGTAGTGCTGGACACCGCCTTCCTGACCCTGCCGCACCCGCGTATGCATCAGCGCGCATTCGTGATGCTGCCGCTGGCGGAAATGGCCGCCGATATGCAGGTGGGCGTACACGGTGCCGCGGCGGATATTGCTGCCGGCCTGGACCCGGCGGGCGTAAAACGTTTGGCTTAG
- the pcnB gene encoding polynucleotide adenylyltransferase PcnB: MIRKLISRVFDLPTGIGRNKPKPRVLSLAQHGVRRDALSHAALRVVSRLQESGHSAFVVGGAVRDLLLGVSPKDFDVATSATPEEVHHIFRRSRIIGRRFRIVHVMMGPETIEVTTFRGGEVGKTNETGRIMADNTYGNQSEDALRRDFTVNALFYNPTDETIIDYHHGVKDLQAKKLVMIGQPARRYQEDPVRMLRAVRLAAKLGFEIDEHTRKPIASHAHLLKNEPPARLFDELLKLLHSGHAYACLKKLRDEGLSRGIFPLLDAVMDEEGGEAFLKLALASTDERIRADKPVSVGFMLAALLWAQVNNRWKARTADGEKSIAALMEAMAEVESLQDEDFAIPRRFSATMREIWALQPRFDNRNGARPFRFLEQPRFRAAFDFYCLRAEVGDVPREMVQWWAEFQHADHADRQLLVEEARHAPPAANGDSAERKKRRRRRKPNARPTEGSAE; encoded by the coding sequence ATGATTCGCAAACTGATCAGCCGCGTTTTCGACCTGCCAACCGGCATCGGCCGCAACAAACCCAAGCCGCGTGTGCTATCGCTGGCACAGCACGGCGTGCGCCGCGATGCCCTCAGCCATGCTGCCTTGCGTGTGGTATCGCGGCTGCAAGAATCCGGCCACAGTGCCTTTGTGGTAGGCGGGGCAGTGCGCGACTTGCTGCTGGGCGTATCGCCCAAGGATTTTGACGTGGCCACCAGCGCTACGCCGGAAGAAGTGCACCATATATTCCGCCGCTCGCGCATTATCGGCCGGCGCTTCCGTATAGTGCACGTGATGATGGGGCCGGAAACCATCGAGGTGACGACCTTCCGCGGTGGTGAAGTAGGCAAGACCAACGAAACCGGCCGCATCATGGCGGACAACACTTACGGCAACCAGTCCGAAGACGCCTTGCGCCGCGACTTTACTGTAAATGCACTGTTCTATAACCCCACCGATGAAACCATCATCGACTATCACCATGGGGTAAAAGACCTGCAGGCGAAAAAGCTGGTGATGATCGGCCAGCCGGCCCGCCGCTACCAGGAAGACCCGGTGCGCATGCTGCGTGCCGTGCGCCTGGCCGCCAAGCTGGGTTTCGAGATCGACGAACACACGCGCAAGCCGATTGCCTCGCACGCCCATCTGCTGAAAAACGAGCCGCCTGCGCGGCTCTTTGACGAGCTGCTCAAGCTGCTGCACTCCGGCCACGCCTACGCTTGCCTCAAAAAGCTGCGTGACGAAGGCCTGTCGCGCGGTATTTTCCCGCTGCTGGACGCGGTGATGGACGAAGAGGGTGGCGAAGCTTTCCTCAAACTGGCGTTGGCCAGCACCGACGAGCGCATTCGTGCCGACAAGCCGGTGTCGGTAGGCTTCATGTTGGCCGCATTGCTGTGGGCGCAGGTAAACAACCGCTGGAAAGCACGCACGGCCGATGGCGAGAAATCCATTGCCGCGCTGATGGAAGCCATGGCCGAGGTCGAATCGCTGCAGGATGAAGACTTTGCCATCCCGCGCCGCTTCTCCGCCACCATGCGTGAAATCTGGGCGCTGCAGCCGCGCTTTGACAACCGCAACGGCGCCCGTCCGTTCCGTTTCCTGGAGCAGCCGCGTTTCCGTGCTGCTTTCGATTTCTACTGTCTGCGCGCCGAAGTCGGCGACGTGCCACGCGAGATGGTGCAGTGGTGGGCCGAGTTCCAGCACGCCGACCACGCCGACCGCCAGCTGCTGGTAGAAGAAGCACGCCATGCGCCGCCAGCTGCCAATGGCGACAGTGCCGAGCGCAAAAAGCGCCGCCGTCGTCGCAAACCCAATGCCCGCCCCACCGAAGGTAGTGCCGAGTGA
- a CDS encoding MATE family efflux transporter — protein sequence MLFDLNRTPAATLRQEAHTLGKLALPMMVAQIAQVATGFVDTVMAGHVSTDDLAAVSLGSSVFITVYVTLMGIASAMNPILSQQVGRGDTHQIGATARQGLWFGLILGVLGMLLMLAIQPLLRLWLDLPASVEDKAMLFITGSAMGMPAAILHRALYAFSSSLNHTRPIMLVSICGLLLNIPLNYALIHGLAGLPALGGAGCGWATGMVMWFNAAALFAVIKYQQAYQPYGLTGGFSWPQWQRFPAFIKLGLPIGLSFFVEVSLFSFIALLVAKLGTTVVATHQAVLNFSSVIYMIPQSIGVALTIRVGQRVGAGDYRGARTVCGVGLAMGVALACLTMVWVLLGREGIMRTYSSDPAVITLGMSLMLFAAFYQLTDAMQTIASAALRGYKITTMPMVIHIVSFWLVGLGLGALLGLSHLPLPGLSLPMGVHGFWLALVISLSLAGLLLVSYLSRESRRRLHRQTA from the coding sequence ATGCTGTTTGATCTGAACCGAACCCCCGCCGCAACGCTGCGGCAGGAAGCCCACACCCTGGGCAAGCTGGCGCTGCCAATGATGGTGGCACAGATTGCCCAGGTAGCCACCGGCTTTGTCGATACCGTGATGGCGGGCCACGTCAGTACCGATGACCTGGCGGCGGTATCGCTGGGCTCCAGCGTATTCATTACCGTGTACGTCACGCTGATGGGCATCGCCTCGGCCATGAACCCCATCCTGTCGCAGCAAGTTGGCCGCGGCGATACGCACCAGATCGGCGCCACCGCGCGCCAGGGCTTGTGGTTTGGCCTGATACTGGGCGTGCTGGGCATGCTGCTGATGCTGGCTATCCAGCCGCTGCTGCGTCTGTGGCTGGACTTGCCCGCCAGCGTAGAAGACAAGGCCATGCTGTTCATTACCGGTAGCGCCATGGGCATGCCGGCGGCCATTCTGCACCGTGCGCTGTACGCCTTCAGCTCCAGCCTGAACCATACCCGCCCCATCATGCTGGTCAGCATCTGCGGCCTGCTGCTCAATATCCCGCTGAACTACGCGCTGATCCACGGCCTGGCCGGCCTGCCCGCACTAGGCGGGGCCGGCTGCGGCTGGGCAACCGGCATGGTGATGTGGTTTAACGCCGCCGCGCTGTTTGCCGTCATCAAATACCAGCAGGCATACCAGCCTTACGGCCTGACCGGCGGCTTCAGTTGGCCGCAGTGGCAGCGCTTTCCTGCCTTTATCAAGCTGGGGCTGCCTATCGGCTTGTCCTTTTTTGTGGAAGTCAGCCTGTTTTCCTTTATTGCGCTACTGGTGGCCAAGCTGGGCACCACGGTAGTAGCTACCCATCAGGCGGTGCTGAATTTTTCCAGCGTGATTTACATGATTCCGCAAAGCATCGGCGTAGCACTCACCATCCGCGTGGGGCAGCGCGTGGGTGCGGGCGATTACCGCGGTGCACGCACCGTATGCGGCGTGGGCCTGGCCATGGGCGTGGCGCTGGCCTGCCTCACCATGGTATGGGTACTACTGGGGCGCGAAGGCATCATGCGTACCTATAGTAGCGACCCGGCGGTGATTACCCTGGGCATGTCGCTGATGCTGTTTGCCGCCTTCTACCAGCTGACCGACGCCATGCAGACCATCGCCTCGGCCGCGCTGCGCGGCTACAAGATCACCACCATGCCCATGGTGATTCATATCGTATCGTTCTGGCTGGTCGGCCTGGGGCTGGGGGCGCTGCTGGGTCTAAGCCACCTGCCACTACCCGGCCTGAGCCTGCCCATGGGCGTGCATGGCTTCTGGCTGGCACTGGTGATCAGCCTGAGCCTGGCCGGCCTGCTGCTGGTAAGCTATCTATCGCGCGAGAGCCGCCGCCGGCTGCACCGTCAAACTGCCTGA
- the murB gene encoding UDP-N-acetylmuramate dehydrogenase yields the protein MNVKAAFFSQLTDLAQLPILLAQPVVQQGPLLWLGGGSNMLFTQDFEGVIIQNCLKGVQLISEDAQHVLVQAAGGEVWHDFVQYTLQQGWSGLENLSLIPGTVGASPIQNIGAYGVEVKDLIHEVVCADLATGGSEVVLSNADCHFAYRDSIFKQALAGRYLVTAVRFRLNKTFQPRIGYGDISKALAAMGCADEPTAQQVSQAVISIRQSKLPDPAVLGNAGSFFKNPIVPRELADTLLAQHPTLPHYPQADGNVKLAAGWLIEQAGLKGYRDGDAAVHDKQALVLVNHGQASGAQMWALASKVRQTVYQQYGVVLDPEPIVL from the coding sequence ATGAACGTTAAAGCCGCCTTTTTCAGCCAGCTCACCGACCTGGCCCAGCTGCCCATCCTGCTGGCACAGCCGGTGGTACAACAAGGCCCGCTGCTGTGGCTGGGCGGCGGCAGCAATATGCTGTTCACCCAGGACTTCGAGGGCGTCATCATCCAGAACTGCCTGAAAGGCGTGCAGCTTATCTCTGAAGATGCGCAGCACGTACTGGTGCAGGCTGCCGGCGGCGAGGTATGGCACGACTTTGTGCAATACACCTTGCAGCAAGGCTGGAGCGGCCTGGAAAACCTCAGCCTGATCCCCGGCACTGTGGGCGCCAGCCCTATCCAGAACATCGGCGCGTATGGTGTAGAAGTCAAAGACCTGATTCACGAAGTGGTATGCGCCGACCTGGCTACCGGTGGCAGCGAGGTGGTACTGAGCAATGCAGACTGCCACTTTGCCTACCGTGACAGTATCTTCAAACAGGCGCTGGCCGGGCGCTACCTGGTGACGGCGGTACGTTTCCGTCTGAACAAAACCTTCCAGCCACGCATCGGTTACGGCGACATCAGCAAGGCCCTGGCCGCTATGGGCTGCGCCGACGAACCGACGGCACAGCAAGTCAGCCAGGCCGTCATCAGCATCCGCCAGAGCAAGCTCCCCGACCCTGCGGTACTGGGCAACGCCGGCAGCTTCTTCAAGAACCCCATCGTGCCGCGCGAGCTGGCCGACACCCTGCTGGCGCAGCACCCCACCCTGCCGCACTACCCGCAAGCCGATGGCAATGTGAAGTTGGCCGCAGGCTGGCTGATAGAACAAGCCGGCCTGAAGGGCTACCGTGACGGTGATGCTGCCGTGCACGACAAGCAGGCATTGGTGCTGGTGAACCACGGCCAGGCCAGCGGCGCGCAGATGTGGGCACTAGCTAGCAAGGTGCGCCAGACAGTTTACCAGCAATACGGCGTGGTACTGGACCCAGAGCCCATCGTGCTGTAA
- a CDS encoding MAPEG family protein, translated as MQFAFWAVLIAAVLPLLFAALSKSGGMNNHAPRAAQAALTGWRLRAHWAQQNSWEAFPVFAAAVVVAFLNLVPQGKMDAAAAVFLLARVAYGACYLADKPGLRSLSWLVGYAAVIYLFLASAHLL; from the coding sequence ATGCAGTTTGCTTTCTGGGCGGTGTTGATTGCCGCCGTATTGCCCTTGCTGTTTGCTGCCTTGTCCAAGTCTGGCGGTATGAACAACCACGCCCCGCGTGCCGCGCAGGCGGCGCTGACCGGCTGGCGTTTGCGCGCGCACTGGGCGCAGCAAAACAGCTGGGAGGCTTTCCCGGTGTTTGCCGCAGCGGTGGTGGTGGCGTTTCTGAACCTGGTGCCGCAGGGTAAGATGGATGCGGCAGCCGCCGTATTCTTGCTGGCACGCGTGGCCTATGGCGCGTGCTATCTGGCCGATAAGCCCGGCCTGCGTTCCTTATCCTGGCTGGTGGGCTACGCGGCGGTGATTTACCTGTTCCTGGCCTCGGCGCACTTGTTGTAA
- a CDS encoding energy-coupling factor ABC transporter permease has translation MNFLAGQFALPWVWGANSLWLAMLLLCARRVAWRALPAQAVSAWCGACVVLMGFTLAKAGLQPGLSFHLLGATVFTLLAGPWLALLALSLVQAVLVAAELMDPLAIGLNVLLSYVPAVLLTTAVLHWARQRLAPNLFVYVFVNAFLAGAASLLLAAAAGLLALGLAGVYPVDHLLGEVLPFYFLLAWSEAFTSGLVIAILIVYRPQWVATFDDRRYLVN, from the coding sequence ATGAATTTTCTGGCCGGGCAGTTTGCGCTGCCCTGGGTGTGGGGGGCTAATAGCCTGTGGCTGGCCATGCTGCTGCTATGTGCCAGGCGCGTGGCGTGGCGCGCTTTGCCTGCGCAGGCGGTGTCTGCCTGGTGCGGGGCTTGTGTCGTGCTGATGGGGTTTACGCTGGCCAAGGCGGGTTTGCAGCCTGGCTTATCGTTTCATTTGCTGGGGGCGACGGTGTTTACCCTGCTAGCCGGGCCGTGGCTGGCGTTGTTGGCGCTATCGCTGGTGCAGGCGGTGCTGGTGGCGGCCGAGCTGATGGACCCATTGGCCATTGGCCTGAATGTGTTGCTGAGCTATGTGCCGGCGGTGTTGCTGACGACCGCCGTGCTGCACTGGGCGCGGCAGCGGCTGGCGCCGAACCTGTTTGTTTACGTATTCGTAAATGCTTTTCTGGCGGGGGCGGCAAGCTTGCTGTTGGCCGCAGCCGCCGGTTTGCTGGCGCTGGGGTTGGCGGGGGTGTATCCGGTAGATCATTTGCTGGGCGAAGTGTTGCCCTTTTACTTTTTACTGGCGTGGTCCGAGGCGTTTACCAGCGGCCTGGTAATCGCGATACTGATTGTGTACCGGCCGCAATGGGTGGCCACGTTTGATGACCGGCGTTATCTGGTGAACTAG
- the nadC gene encoding carboxylating nicotinate-nucleotide diphosphorylase yields MFSLPAPHHIANLISQALAEDIGQQDWTALLIDADSQGKASVIAREAATVCGQAWFDEAFRQVDARCQVSWQVAEGQQVAANTVLCHVSGPARALLTAERTALNLLQTLSAVATETQRYSELVAGTRARILDTRKTLPGMRLAQKYAVTVGGGVNQRIGLYDGILIKENHIMAAGSITQALQRARELAPPQVSIQVEVETLAELNEALAAGCTLILLDNMSLDDMREAVRLSAGRALLEASGGVDFSTVRAIAETGVDRISIGKLTKDVRAIDLSMRFSQA; encoded by the coding sequence ATGTTTAGCTTGCCTGCCCCCCACCATATTGCCAACCTGATCAGCCAGGCGCTGGCAGAAGACATTGGCCAACAGGACTGGACTGCGCTGCTGATCGACGCAGACAGCCAGGGCAAGGCATCGGTGATAGCACGCGAGGCCGCCACCGTGTGCGGGCAAGCCTGGTTCGACGAAGCGTTTCGCCAGGTAGATGCACGCTGCCAGGTAAGCTGGCAAGTCGCCGAAGGCCAGCAAGTTGCCGCCAATACCGTGCTATGCCACGTCAGCGGCCCTGCCCGTGCACTGCTTACCGCCGAGCGCACCGCGCTGAACCTGCTGCAAACCCTGTCTGCCGTGGCCACCGAGACCCAACGCTACAGCGAGTTGGTCGCTGGTACCCGCGCCCGCATTCTGGATACCCGCAAAACGCTGCCCGGCATGCGCTTGGCGCAGAAATATGCGGTGACCGTTGGCGGCGGCGTCAACCAGCGCATCGGCCTGTACGACGGCATCCTGATCAAGGAAAACCACATCATGGCCGCCGGCAGCATCACGCAGGCGCTGCAACGCGCACGTGAGCTGGCCCCGCCGCAAGTTAGCATTCAGGTGGAAGTAGAAACCCTCGCCGAGCTGAACGAAGCCTTGGCCGCAGGCTGCACGCTGATACTGCTGGACAATATGTCGCTGGACGACATGCGCGAGGCGGTGCGCCTCAGCGCAGGCCGCGCCCTGCTGGAAGCTTCCGGCGGCGTAGATTTCAGCACCGTGCGCGCTATTGCCGAAACCGGCGTAGACCGCATCTCCATCGGCAAGCTCACCAAGGACGTGCGCGCCATCGACCTGTCGATGCGCTTTAGCCAGGCCTGA
- a CDS encoding CoA pyrophosphatase — MLHARGEEELAALLARLSRVPLADDAEGLLPRDVGSKPAAVLILVLWQPDGWHVVLTRRTAHLRSHAGQISFPGGRLEEGDANAAMAALREAEEEIGLPASAVRVVAQMGQYQTITGYAVTPVLGVLTQPVVFRPSPDEVDEVFTLPLSLALDTRQYERHHYERDGYRGHYYSLTHGKYYVWGATAAMLRRLALAHDRELA, encoded by the coding sequence ATGTTGCATGCCCGGGGTGAGGAGGAGTTGGCCGCATTGCTGGCCAGGCTATCGCGTGTGCCGCTAGCGGATGATGCAGAAGGGCTGTTGCCCCGAGATGTGGGTAGCAAGCCGGCGGCGGTGCTGATTCTGGTGTTATGGCAGCCCGATGGCTGGCATGTCGTCCTGACGCGCCGTACCGCGCACTTGCGTAGCCATGCCGGGCAGATCAGCTTTCCTGGCGGGCGGCTGGAAGAAGGGGACGCCAATGCAGCCATGGCGGCGCTGCGCGAGGCGGAGGAGGAGATAGGCCTGCCTGCCAGTGCCGTGCGTGTGGTGGCGCAGATGGGGCAGTATCAAACCATTACCGGCTATGCCGTCACGCCTGTGCTGGGGGTGCTCACGCAGCCGGTGGTGTTCCGGCCATCGCCCGACGAGGTGGACGAGGTGTTTACCTTGCCCTTATCGCTGGCGCTGGATACGCGGCAATACGAGCGCCATCATTACGAGCGCGATGGCTATCGCGGTCACTATTATTCGCTGACGCACGGCAAGTACTATGTCTGGGGGGCAACGGCAGCCATGCTGCGGCGTTTGGCACTAGCCCACGACCGTGAGCTTGCATAA
- a CDS encoding trimeric intracellular cation channel family protein, whose protein sequence is MLDYLLDFDGYSVIGTVAFAVSGYLLGVRKHLDLLGIIIVTLLTAIGGGVIRDVLVGRMPQVFLDNTNLIIIAITLLVAMASRLHKREHELLATLFIVADSIGLVAFSLAGAKLGVEYHINAFGVILLGFVTAVGGGIVRDMMVNDVPFILHKDFYGTVSIVVAVALYVLATLGWDHILAVQLVFVSGVALRLVAHWGELSLPKIGSSKKRG, encoded by the coding sequence ATGCTGGATTATTTACTGGATTTTGACGGTTACTCGGTAATCGGCACGGTAGCCTTTGCGGTGTCGGGCTATTTGCTGGGCGTGCGTAAGCACCTGGATTTGCTGGGTATTATCATCGTGACTCTGCTTACGGCCATTGGTGGCGGGGTGATACGGGATGTGCTGGTTGGCCGCATGCCGCAGGTGTTTCTGGATAACACCAACCTGATCATTATTGCGATCACCTTGCTGGTAGCTATGGCATCGCGCTTGCATAAGCGCGAGCACGAGCTGCTGGCCACGCTGTTTATCGTGGCGGATTCGATAGGGCTGGTTGCGTTCAGCCTGGCAGGGGCTAAATTGGGAGTGGAGTACCACATCAATGCGTTTGGTGTGATCCTGCTCGGTTTTGTGACTGCCGTAGGTGGCGGTATCGTGCGGGACATGATGGTGAATGATGTACCGTTCATCCTGCATAAAGATTTTTACGGCACGGTGTCCATTGTGGTGGCTGTGGCGCTATACGTGCTGGCCACCTTGGGGTGGGATCATATTCTGGCGGTGCAGCTGGTTTTTGTCTCCGGTGTGGCATTGCGTCTGGTGGCGCACTGGGGCGAGTTGTCGCTGCCCAAGATTGGTTCAAGTAAAAAAAGAGGCTAA
- the rho gene encoding transcription termination factor Rho, whose protein sequence is MHLSDLKRQHVSELVEMAISNEIDGANRLRKQDLIFALLKNQAKKGESIFGEGTLEVLPDGFGFLRSPDSSYLAGPDDIYVSPSQIRRFNLHTGDTIEGEIRTPKEGERYFALVKVDKVNGGPPEQAKHKILFENLTPLFPTERLHLERDIKAEENVTSRLIDLIAPIGKGQRGLLVAPPKSGKTVMLKHIAHAITTNHPEVEMIVLLIDERPEEVTEMQRSVRGEVVSSTFDEPATRHVQVAEMVIEKAKRLVEHKKDVVILLDSITRLARAYNTVIPASGKVLTGGVDSNALQRPKRFFGAARNIEEGGSLTIIATALVDTGSRMDDVIYEEFKGTGNMEIHLDRRMAEKRIFPAININRSGTRREELLIPQEQLQRIWVLRKLLYPMDDLEAMEFMLDKLRATKSNLAFFDSMRR, encoded by the coding sequence ATGCATCTATCTGATCTAAAGCGCCAACATGTTAGCGAACTCGTGGAAATGGCTATTTCCAACGAGATTGATGGCGCCAACCGCCTGCGCAAGCAGGACCTGATTTTCGCGCTGCTGAAAAACCAGGCGAAAAAGGGTGAAAGTATTTTTGGCGAAGGTACCCTGGAGGTGTTGCCGGATGGCTTTGGCTTCCTGCGTAGCCCCGATTCGTCATACCTGGCAGGCCCGGATGATATTTACGTCAGCCCGTCCCAGATTCGCCGTTTTAACCTGCATACCGGCGACACCATCGAAGGCGAGATCCGTACGCCTAAAGAAGGCGAGCGCTACTTTGCCCTGGTGAAGGTAGACAAGGTGAATGGTGGCCCGCCGGAGCAGGCCAAGCACAAGATCCTGTTCGAGAACCTGACGCCGCTGTTCCCGACCGAGCGTCTGCACCTTGAACGTGATATCAAGGCTGAGGAAAATGTTACCAGTCGCCTGATCGACCTGATTGCCCCTATCGGCAAAGGTCAGCGTGGCTTGCTGGTGGCACCGCCCAAGTCCGGTAAGACGGTGATGCTGAAGCATATTGCCCATGCCATCACTACCAACCATCCGGAAGTGGAAATGATTGTGCTGCTGATCGACGAGCGTCCGGAAGAAGTGACCGAGATGCAGCGTTCGGTACGCGGCGAGGTGGTGTCGTCTACATTTGACGAGCCGGCTACCCGCCATGTGCAAGTAGCCGAAATGGTGATCGAGAAGGCCAAGCGCCTGGTCGAGCACAAAAAGGACGTGGTGATCCTGCTGGATTCCATCACCCGTCTGGCCCGCGCCTACAACACCGTGATTCCGGCTTCCGGCAAGGTGTTGACCGGTGGTGTGGATTCCAACGCGCTACAGCGCCCCAAGCGCTTCTTCGGTGCCGCACGTAATATCGAAGAAGGCGGCTCGCTGACCATCATCGCGACAGCCCTGGTGGATACCGGCTCGCGTATGGATGACGTGATCTACGAAGAGTTCAAGGGTACCGGTAATATGGAGATCCATCTGGATCGCCGTATGGCCGAAAAACGTATCTTCCCGGCGATCAACATCAACCGCTCGGGTACCCGCCGCGAAGAGCTGCTGATTCCGCAAGAGCAGCTGCAGCGTATCTGGGTGCTGCGCAAGCTGCTGTACCCGATGGACGACCTGGAGGCGATGGAGTTCATGCTGGACAAGCTGCGCGCGACCAAGTCGAACTTGGCCTTCTTTGATTCGATGCGTCGCTAA
- the trxA gene encoding thioredoxin TrxA, which translates to MSDLILHVTDDSFEQQVLNADAPVLVDYWAEWCGPCKMIAPILDDVAKEYEGRLVVAKLNIDQNEATPPKFGIRGIPTLMLFKGGEVAATKVGALSKTQLIEFLNAHL; encoded by the coding sequence ATGAGCGACCTGATTCTGCACGTGACTGATGATTCGTTTGAACAACAAGTCCTGAATGCTGATGCCCCTGTGCTGGTAGATTACTGGGCTGAATGGTGCGGTCCTTGCAAAATGATTGCCCCTATCCTGGACGATGTGGCAAAAGAATATGAAGGCCGTCTGGTGGTTGCCAAACTGAACATCGATCAGAACGAGGCAACACCACCTAAATTCGGTATCCGTGGTATTCCTACCCTGATGCTGTTCAAAGGCGGTGAAGTGGCAGCTACCAAGGTTGGTGCGTTGTCCAAGACACAGCTGATCGAGTTCCTGAACGCTCACCTGTAA
- the fabI gene encoding enoyl-ACP reductase FabI, giving the protein MGFLQGKKILITGMISNRSIAYGIAQACHREGAELAFTYVVDKLEDRVREMAADFGSTLVYRCDVQNDSEITQLFTSLGKDWDGLDGLVHAIAYAPREALEGDFLDALSREAFHTAHDVSAYSFAALAKAARPMMQGRRAALLTLSYLGAVRAIPNYNVMGLAKASLEASVRFMAASLGKEGIRVNGISAGPIKTLAAAGISGFSKLLNMAAGQSCLRRNVTTEEVGNTAAFLLSDLSSGITGEITYVDAGFSINSLNVPEA; this is encoded by the coding sequence ATGGGTTTCCTGCAAGGCAAAAAGATTCTGATCACTGGCATGATCTCGAACCGTTCCATTGCCTACGGCATTGCACAAGCCTGCCATCGCGAAGGTGCCGAGCTCGCCTTCACCTACGTGGTAGACAAGCTGGAAGACCGTGTACGCGAAATGGCTGCCGACTTTGGCAGCACACTGGTTTATCGCTGTGACGTGCAGAACGACTCAGAAATCACCCAGCTTTTCACGAGCCTGGGCAAAGACTGGGATGGGCTGGATGGCCTGGTGCACGCCATTGCCTATGCACCGCGCGAAGCTCTGGAAGGCGATTTTCTGGATGCTCTCAGCCGTGAAGCATTCCACACCGCCCACGACGTTTCTGCCTACAGCTTTGCCGCACTGGCCAAAGCTGCACGCCCGATGATGCAAGGCCGCCGTGCCGCCCTGCTGACCCTGTCCTACCTGGGGGCCGTACGTGCCATACCGAACTACAATGTAATGGGCTTGGCCAAAGCCAGCCTGGAAGCTTCTGTGCGCTTTATGGCAGCCAGCCTGGGCAAGGAAGGCATCCGCGTCAATGGCATCTCCGCAGGCCCCATCAAGACACTTGCTGCGGCTGGCATTTCCGGCTTCAGCAAGCTGCTGAACATGGCAGCCGGCCAATCCTGTCTGCGTCGTAACGTTACCACCGAGGAAGTAGGCAACACGGCTGCCTTCTTGCTATCCGACCTCTCCTCCGGCATTACCGGCGAAATCACCTACGTGGACGCCGGCTTCAGCATCAACTCGCTTAACGTCCCCGAGGCTTAA